Proteins encoded in a region of the Pieris brassicae chromosome 3, ilPieBrab1.1, whole genome shotgun sequence genome:
- the LOC123707402 gene encoding uncharacterized protein LOC123707402, whose product MYLFFAFFVFCMRVDGIPKDSSDSEDVTGLVTSLRNDANLDLSEDEEYEDLRAEFLAYHSALSSLASSRRSLISTPCWSHGGICINYKLCPRHLHLTEIPGCKNRLNVCCFVWNQYEVRDMRDKGIHNIAFPWSSKHDYGGEGIITVTKKKAKMKRKVTTETAIVFNL is encoded by the exons atgtatttgttttttgcaTTCTTTGTTTTCTGCATGAGAGTGGATGGGATTCCAAAGGATTCGAGCGACAGTGAAGACGTCACAGGCCTCGTGACGTCACTGAGGAATGATGCAAACTTAGATCTGTCTGAGGATGAGGAATATGAGGATCTACGTGCCGAGTTCCTGGCTTACCACTCCGCTCTATCATCGCTTGCTTCGTCACGAC GATCCCTAATCAGCACACCGTGTTGGTCACATGGAGGAATTTGTATCAATTACAAGCTCTGTCCCCGGCATCTACATCTTACAGAAATACCAGGCTGTAAGAACAGGCTGAATGTTTGCTGTTTTGTATGGAATCAGTATGAAGTTCGAGATATGAGAGATAAAGGGATCCATAATATAGCATTCCCCTGGAGCTCTAAACATGATTATGGAGGTGAAGGAATCATTACTGTAACTAAGAAGAAAGCTAAGATGAAGAGAAAAGTGACGACTGAAacagcaattgtttttaatttataa
- the LOC123707403 gene encoding uncharacterized protein LOC123707403, giving the protein MLLYLNIIFLLLIQTTNQIKFDTNKDLLLTKYTDVFKPGMNGKPQLGSGQATCWARGGVCVHVRNCPSMNFDAAAFGCSQGYKVCCRILQPLSPTVGIQRTNDAPSDLGSSSSEKRDTKTLILLISR; this is encoded by the exons atgttattgtatttgaatattattttcttgctTCTAATCCAAACAACGAACCAAATCAAGTTTGATACCAATAAAGATCTTCTTTTAACGAAGTATACAGATGTTTTTAAGCCCGGTATGAATGGAAAGCCGCAACTTG GTTCAGGACAAGCTACTTGTTGGGCCCGCGGTGGCGTCTGTGTACATGTACGAAATTGTCCTTCCATGAACTTTGATGCTGCAGCATTTGGATGCTCTCAGGGGTATAAAGTTTGCTGCAGAATCCTACAGCCATTGTCTCCTACGGTCGGGATTCAAAGAACAAACGATGCTCCATCCGATTTAGGAAGCAGTTCAAGTGAAAAGCGTGATACGAAAACGTTGATTCTTTTAATTTCCCGATGA